A segment of the Lycium ferocissimum isolate CSIRO_LF1 chromosome 10, AGI_CSIRO_Lferr_CH_V1, whole genome shotgun sequence genome:
GACTTCCCGTAAGTCCATTTGGTGTTTTGGGCCTTGTCGGGGTGATTCAGGTTAGGACCCAAGGGGTTCGGCGCATTTCAACATGTtgcagatttttattttttctggtGCAGCTGCTTTTGCGGACATAGGGTCGCAATTGTGAGACAACAAATGTGAAGGGGGGATCGCATTTTCGAAGTAGCCAAATTTTGGGAGCCATCATAATTGCGAGGCTGGCCTCTGCAATGAAAAGTCTTGTAGTATAAAAGTGGCTAATTACGGAGTTTTCAACATTCTTACTCAATTTCGGTTGAAGTGAGCTAATGATTGGAGAGGCAATCAAAGGGAAAATATCATATAACACCGAGGTAATGATTCTTTATCGATTTCTAATGATTTTACATGAATCTATAGTAGATTTAACCCCTAAATCATGGATCtgaaatggaaatttggggatttttgTCCTTTGTTTAAGAGAgtgaaattgggggttttaatCATGGATCTGAATTTGGATTTAGAATCTACTTTTAGGTTTGGACCCGTAAGGTTATGGATAACctgaaaacataatcaatttTGGATTTTGACCAAGGAGCTTGGTTTGACATATTGGTTGACTTCGACTTAGTCTAAAATTGTAATATGGATATCGTTTAATTCATCTAACCTCGtagaatatattttttaatagatCGAGCTAATGTGATAGATCCAAGGAGAGGAAAGGTGGTTCGACAAGGCTAGAGTTGCTTCAGACAGAGGTAAGTTAAGGCTTTGACCTCAATGAGATTTTCTCAAATTGAATCTgttttattatgtatatttagGGCCCTGTAtatgtgaggtgacgagcataTATGCGGGAACTGGGGTTGCTATGCTATACGAGATATAGGGTGATTGTTATAAGCATCCTATCATGTCAGTATAATGTTATAGGCATCATTTATATGCTAGCATAACATTTGAAAGTACATGTATGTCGGATTAAATGATTTAAATTGCTCATATGTCTAACTATTTGCATATGTGAATCACATTATATACAAACAGTGCTATCAAAAGCAAAAAGTGCAGGAAAGCTCTAAAGGTCTAtcggggctttaagcgcaaagcgcaaataaagagtgggctttaattaaaaaaggcgcaaatggaggaaaaaaatataaatatatatatttagtccaagactaataattatcaacatgaataacaaatatatggacaaagaaattggaaaaaaaaataacaataaagtGAATTATTAAATGTTTAGTGTCTCCTCTTCAAGAAATGCTCATTGACaatgaaaagtatgtcttagagccttgatgacaCACACTGAAGCGCACATTAAGAagcgaagcgctcaacatgttttgagcctcgcttcagggcttaagcgcgcctttgacaacactaaTATACATGTGTTAAGCTGATGAGTCTAGTTTGATCCACGACTTGGGTGCCAACGGGTATTAGCTGATGAATTGGGTGCGATCCACGGCTTGGGTGTCAGCGGTTATGTTTTCACTTCATATGTACTTGAGCTGATAAGTCTGGTGTGATCTACGACTTGGGTGTTAGCAGATATGGCACGTGGATAAAGATTTATTCCTCATGAGTCAATGTATAACCCGGGGACCATATACTATGAGGGCAAGTTTATTGGCGCGGGGTGTGCTAGTGTTGAGTAAAGTTGGAGTCTTTATCaagcattttttatttatgactCATGAGCATGCATTTCACTTAAATGTCATGCATGTGCATATTTAATCATGCAGTAACTGTCATGCTTTGTTAGCTACCAGTGCACCCTCTTTTCTATCAATGTATTCTATTTTATAGCATCGGTTGTGAAAGTGAGTATTTTCAGTGTGATGATACTTACTTAGTACGCATTATTGTATCTACCTGCTTTCATCTTATCTCATGTCTTTAGAATTATGAGTTGGACATTTCTATGCTTTTGGGTATAGGATTTTATATCGTGTCCTACATGGAAAAGGATTTTAGAGTACTGTCTATAAATAGGGTTCAGTGTAATAATGTAAATTATGTGTCTTAATAATATTTCCCGAGTCTTTAATTctcacatggtatcagagcattagTGAGAAACATTTAGGGCAGAAAGATTAGTCGACGTGCCTTTTTCCCGGTGACTGTCCATATCTTATTTGGGTCATCTTCTTCTGCATCAGTGTTACGCGAAAACCAACACTGCCACAAGATTCGTCGTCACCAGCGACCAAACTCCAACCACATTTTCCAGCAGAAGACCTCGCACGCGCCGCCAGAAGTTAGGGTTCCGACAAATACGTAAATCCACAGGCCGGCGCGTGACACTGCTTTGACGTGTTTTCAAGCCGGATTCTTCTTCCATAGTGTCGTCCAGTGATTCCGAACCCATCCATACAGTTTTCTATAATTTCGAACACTGTTTTCCCGTCGACTTCAACCTCTAGTTTTTTGGCTCTTGGTACTCGCTTGGTGATTCCGACCGAAGCCCAGGACTTTTTCAATAGTTTCAACAACCAGATTTACAGATCTGGTCATATGTTTGATTCTTCTGTTTTGTTCTATTTCGTACCAAAACAGGACACCCTATCCTCCCCCTCTTCCCCTTACCAACATtactattactccctccgtttcaatttgtttgtcttgttttgacttggcatggagtttaagaaagtaaggTAGACTTTtcaatcttgtggtcttaaactaaagatatgtagaatgtaccaaGATGCCacttaatcttgtggtcttaaacatgtcatatggAAAATTGGAATAAAAGAGTTGCCATAAATGGAAAGAGGCAATCTAttttaaacggactaaaaaagaaagtaagacaaacaaattgaaacggaggtttttctatcattatcttATTCTTCAagtttattattattgttgtttcttttacTTTGGTTATCTTTGCTATTTTTGTTGTcaatacttttcttttcttcgaTACTTTCATCATAGCTTTTTACTCTTGTTTTTTTCAAACTtactttgaaaaacacttttcctgAGCTGAGGATCTAtcgaaacaacctctctaccccacaagataggggtaaggtatgtgtacaccccaccctccccaaaccccacttgttggatcacactgggtatgttgttgttgtaacatCTATCTGTTTAGCAGTATAATCAGCAGTTTGTGTTATATGTGTATCTTATTTGATATTGTGATTTAGATGCTTACTTGTATAACTGTTTTATACTTGTTAAAGCTTTAttatgtcattatgcattatagtTTTCAAAGCTTGTCCCAAGGGTAAGACAGGGGCGGGTCGAGAATCTTACTGGGTCATTTTGACTCATCGGACTGGGGAAACCCTGAATTACCCGTGGTGCACTTGCGGGAAACTCCTTGCCGAGGGCCTGTGCACCCCCGGGATTAGTCggggctcaaagagactcggacacccggtgcttaatcaaaaaaaattaagggcgACATAGTTGTTGCTGAGTTGCTCGTCCAGTTCTATAGTTGAGGTGAGCCATCCATCAGTAAGTGGAGCCGTCAGCTCCTATCTTACTTACAGTCAgtctttatttcattttgagtTGCGTCTAATATCGTGGTATCGTAGATTCTTCGTTGCTCCGTGACACAAAGATATTTGGGATTTACGGATTCTCCCTcaaatttttactcattttcaGATATTTATTACGAGAACGTTTTACATTTAATATTTAGTATTGCTTCTGCATATTTTTCACAGCACAGTCGGGTACGCGTAGCATTGATAGTAGCTCGTTGGGTACCGATCACGGCTTAAGTGCCAGATTTGGGTTGTGCCAGAGTAACACTGGCAACCATTCATCCCCTACCATTATTTCTTTGTTGATAACCGTGGTGTCGAGGCCAGCTAGTGCGCACCTCGACTACTTCAACAAGATACCTGCCGCCTCCCATCAGCAACAGGTACCaagtaactctgtccaccaaggctaggaCAAATGGAAGAGAACATCTAGTGTTTTTGTCTCTGCTGGGATTTGAGCCTGAGACCTCATagttctcaacccacttcattgaccactaggccacacccttgagTCCTCAAtcacattttttcacaaatcgATCTATCTGGTAAATCTCATCTATCACTGGGAAGAAAAGTAAGTCTTCTGGAAGTTTTATGTCTCCGGAAAAGGCCTTCTTGTATTGGGGGAGTTTTGAACTTTGAGAAGGCAATGCAAAGCAAAAGCAGAATTTACCTGAACAATTATTGTTTTGATATGCTTCAAGAATTTACCTGAACAATTATTGTTTTGATATGCTTTATCTTTTCAACATTATCTAGAAGGAAAGAATCTGAAGAGAAGAATCCCTTGTTGATAAAGTAGTGGTTCTCAATCCTTGCAAATGCCTGAACAAAACAAGATGCGTTGATGTTATATAATGAATGATAACAATCTCTTTGACTATAAATAATTGATCACGTTGAATTTCCAAATATATTGTAATTTCAAGTTCTCAGCAGATAAAAGAGATACGGAAAACAGTAAAACTGCAGCTCTTAGATAGAGTTTAAGAATATAGATGCAAAAGAACAATGCTTTAAGGGGAAGGTCACCCGGATACCACATGCACTTCATAAATGTACTCACCAAGgagaaatcatcatcatctcctCTCTTTATGTTCTCTTCATTAGGGAGAAGATGAGTGGTCATCATTTCCCATTTAGTCCATGCCCTAGCTGCTGCATACTAAAACATTTAAGAACTTGAGACAAACAAACATGTATTTTTTTGAGCATGCTGACAAACAAACATGTATTTTAATGTATTAAATAGTATTATAGCAATATGTGGAGTTGATTTGATGTTCTGGAGGCAATAGGATCAGAAACTGTCACGGACAGTGTCTGCAGACAAAAACCGATGTCATATATTCTTTGCTGCCTATcatattaaaatcctttgtgcTTCCAACTTTGCTATCATATCTTTTCACGAGTCTTCTTAAAACTATGAAGCCACCTAATCTTGACTTCTTTATGAAAAAAGGAGCATGGTGGATTATGTGCGGTAGGTATGAGTACTTCAAACATTCTATCTTAAGAACAATACTTGTCTGGTGCTAACAAAGGAATAAAAAGAGCTTCTACCATTGTTGAGAAAAGTAAAACTAAGTTATACAGAAAGCACAACACCTGCATGTTTTGTTCGAAAGTTTCAGGGGTTGTGTAAGTGAAACATCAAGGATATCAAACGGAAAAGagcaaataattaattttttcttttttaaacctTTCCTACCTACCTTTAAAAGAGGATATTTTAACATATTCAAAAATCTTgaacaataaaagaaaattggaCATGCAATGAAACAGCAACTTCTTACCTGTGTTTCTAGGTTATTGGAATTTAATCTCTTGTGGTAAGCCTCAACAaaacacttcctttcttcctctGGAATCAGATCTCTGAATGGCTCCCAAGCTGTAACAGATGACAAAAAAAGTGGCGTTAACTTTGAAAACCACATCTGCAGTCCCATTAAACAACCAACCAAGTGAAAACAGCACCTCAATCAGATCTACGCGCTTATCAGTGTCCCAGGTTTAGGTAAGCAATTAACCACTTAATACATGTGCTTAAACAGTTTGAGTAAGCCATCTGCTTACTTGAAAAGATTGGTTAAAAGAAGCGCCTCAGACCAATCACAACTTTGCCAGAAATTGCAAAATTAGACATATATTCTGGAGAATGCATTTCATTTGTAGACTTGAAATAGTGAACTGCCTAAAACATTGGCTTTCAAGTGAGTATTGCAAAGATCCACAAGTAGATATAGAAGTTGTTCGTCATCTTCACATGGAAAAATCAAATAGGAACACCCGTGCCAAATTCTCATACTTTTATATCCCATGTCCAATTCAAGTTCATATATAATAAAACTAGTGTCAATTGGCCCGGGCTccaaactacattaaaatttatatttacaaccttttttttgttttttttttctactcttgtttttcttttctttttgtaacaCTATATTTTAGTTGTAAAGGTAGTTCGACAATTTCTCAATGTTTCTTAAATAGTGTATCATATAAAAGTTTTTGTAAGTTAGAAAACAACATTTTTCTTAGAGTATATTTagacttcctttttattttcaaacaaataCCTGCACCAAAGTTACGTTCTGCCTCTTTTTGTTATACTGAAATTTTTGGGGTTAAAgtttttaatgattcaaattgagttTTACCTTGTGTTGGATTaacttgtttatttttttctcaattaaacTTATATTGACTAAcccatttttgagaaaaaataaaatatttatggtatTTCAGTAATATCAAAAATAATTGATGCTACAAattgttgtataataaagtcaatgaagttaacttataaattaaaatagcatttaaaattaaataaataaaaggctTGATATGACGAAATACTTTTGTAGATGTTCCTTCAAATATACAAAAGGAACTGAaaagttaatgaaattatttatttttcttactttaatctttccttttcctaaaaaaaagCATGTTAAAACAttatgtgttttattttttcttaatttaatttatttttaaaagaagttatattttaatttctcaAAACTATGTAATTACTTTTCTCAAATATTTTTagctatatataaaaataatttttaatttaataattaagcATGTACTAAGGTAGAAAGAGAATGTTACGATAActtttttacttgtctataataaattttatacaaaaacaataatttgaaacaagtttaataatcatttccacataaaagaaagacaacaaactttttgatcaattttaaatttggttgaataaatagatttttttgtAGTGTCACTATTACCTTTTCCACATCATCACTCCTTGTAGCATTAAAGAAGCCCATATAGTTattcaaatttaccaaaatagGTGAGAACTTGCAAGGTAATTAAAACTTCAATTAGgggtaaaatggataaaaacaTTTAAATTTGGTTGAAAAATAGATTTTTGTAGTGTCACAATCACATTTTACACATCATCACTCTTTGTTGTATTAAAAAGCCCATATTGTTattcaaatttaccaaaataaGTGATAACTTTTAAGGTAATTAAAGCTTCAATGGGGGTAAAATGGACAAAAAAAGttatgtgaggactacaaaagttggggattctcccttatatatattagtaacCGATACATTCCAGCAGCAGATGAGATAGTTTACACTTTTCAGATTCTACTACAACTCAATACAGCTTTGCACTAGGTACAGTTGGTTGGTCTCCCTTATCCATTATGTACTCAATCATATGCATGCATGAAATTCAGAAGCTTACCATCAGGGTATATTGCAGCAGCTCCACCCTCATAAAACCAATCAATTTCTTTCTTCCGCaacaaaaatatccctctaaGAATGATACCAGTAACCTTTAAGAGAAAGGCCATTTCAAATCTTTAGCAATAACGCAGATTTAACATAATATTGGGAACAGAATCTATCACTTCCTCCTAACAAGTTTGAACTACAAAACTTGAACTTAAAGATAATTACTAGTAGACCTTGTCAGGATGTGACATGCTGTATGTAAGAGCGAGAGTGCTTCCCCATGAGCCACCAAATACCTGCAAACTCACACCTATGAGAGATTAATAAAGTACCATCGACCTAGCAGTCACAAAAGCCGATCTGCACCTGCCATTCCGGAATCTTTAAGTGCTCTCTTAATTTTTCAATATCCCCAACGAGATCCCATGTTGTGTTCTCCTCCACGCACGCATGAGGCTTACTTTTACCTGCACCTCTCTGGAAGATACCAATGTTTTCATTTGAAAAGCACAAAGTGCATGAATTAGCACTTAGTTAATAATATCTACCTGATCAAATAGAATGATTCGGTAGAAGACAGGATCAAAGAACCTCCTGTTATTGGGTGAAGTCCCACCTCCAGGGCCTCCATGGAGAAACACTACTGGCTGCAAATATGGAACATTTCTTCAAAATGATTACACATTAAAACATCTTTGCTAAAGTAGCAAAATAACGTCGGTCATGTGCTTCAAATAATGACGCGCAAAGTGATCCCAACAAGAAGCGATCAATCTTTTGAATCTCAACTTTGAGGAGTTGGGATAACATCGGAATTATTGTATACTGGAGGCTGAAATTAGAAACTTCCATTGAAGAGAAGCGAATGAAAGGCTTCGTAGAAATTCTTGTAGATTCAAGAATGAAGTTTTTTTATTCTGATAGTTTCTGTGATTACATGGATTATATCTATTTACACAAATACCTCATTGATTTCCGCTACTATAAAACTAAATTCATATATGTTTggtattttttaatttcatataagTCGTGAGCTTCGGTTCAAAGGAGCATGCACTTCGCTACCCACTTTTCCCATCAAGGTCTACAAATGTTGATGCTTTTCAACGCTTTTCGCTTTTAAAATCATTGTCTGATACTGCATTTCCAAATTTCCAAAAGGCTATGTTAGAATAGACGAGCAACCTTAGAACATAAAATGGCCACCTAGTAGGAACCTCTGGAGCACTAACCCTAGCAAGTTGCAAGTTAGCTAGATCTTGCCAAAAATGTAGTAAAACTCAGACTTGTTTGATTTTCCAAGTCGGGATGCGATAATATGTTATTTCAACGAAGTCTGGATTTCAGAAGAAATAAAACAAGGATAAATTACCAAAAACATAACAATGACTAGAAACTGAAGGGGATATACTTGATAATTGTGTAATAGACACACATTTGAAACATTCGGGTGTGTAACAGGGATTTGGGGCATAACCTCAGGGGGCGTTTTATGTATTAAGCCATAAGCATATTGAATGTGTCGATCCATTTTGTGATGAACATTTGACCATAAATACATTTTGTGTTTGAACATACTCCTTTGTCAAGGCTTTGAAATATATAGCAATTCTTTATGTGGAGTTGTGTTGGGAAA
Coding sequences within it:
- the LOC132035445 gene encoding proline iminopeptidase isoform X2, yielding MKVSGAMGAPSLFPPCNFGQLAAASSSTSLQPPRPRPRPRLPPSIFLNPISGRNKLFLRAENLRVEQMDLKKEFPELNKNLYPSIEPYSTAFFKVSDLHTIYWEQSGNPNGHPVVFLHGGPGGGTSPNNRRFFDPVFYRIILFDQRGAGKSKPHACVEENTTWDLVGDIEKLREHLKIPEWQVFGGSWGSTLALTYSMSHPDKVTGIILRGIFLLRKKEIDWFYEGGAAAIYPDAWEPFRDLIPEEERKCFVEAYHKRLNSNNLETQYAAARAWTKWEMMTTHLLPNEENIKRGDDDDFSLAFARIENHYFINKGFFSSDSFLLDNVEKIKHIKTIIVQIVPGAGHSANEPGIAAELVAANEKMKNILNGAL
- the LOC132035445 gene encoding proline iminopeptidase isoform X1 — its product is MKVSGAMGAPSLFPPCNFGQLAAASSSTSLQPPRPRPRPRLPPSIFLNPISGRNKLFLRAENLRVEQMDLKKEFPELNKNLYPSIEPYSTAFFKVSDLHTIYWEQSGNPNGHPVVFLHGGPGGGTSPNNRRFFDPVFYRIILFDQRGAGKSKPHACVEENTTWDLVGDIEKLREHLKIPEWQVFGGSWGSTLALTYSMSHPDKVTGIILRGIFLLRKKEIDWFYEGGAAAIYPDAWEPFRDLIPEEERKCFVEAYHKRLNSNNLETQYAAARAWTKWEMMTTHLLPNEENIKRGDDDDFSLAFARIENHYFINKGFFSSDSFLLDNVEKIKHIKTIIVQGRYDVCCPMMSAWDLHKAWPEAELIIVPGAGHSANEPGIAAELVAANEKMKNILNGAL